The following proteins are co-located in the Spinactinospora alkalitolerans genome:
- a CDS encoding nucleotide pyrophosphatase/phosphodiesterase family protein, producing MSRLLVIDVVGLTPALLEHAPRLRALADQGWQAPLDTVLPAVTCPVQSTFLTGGLPRDHGIVGNGWYFRDVGEVHLWRQHNRLVQGEKVWETARRHRPGFRTANVCWWYAMGATTDWTVTPRPVYHADGRKSPDCYARPPALHDELTDALGPFPLFQYWGPTASLRSTEWIVAATRRLLPQADLTLCYLPHLDYDLQRYGPDGPEALAAVRAVDAALAPLLDDASGLGANVVVLSEYGIAPAAHPVHVNRALREAGLLEVHVQHGMEYLDPWTSRAFAVADHQAAHVYVADPADLDAVADLCRGLDGVDLVLDREAQAAHGLDHERSGELVLVADPGAWFTYYYWLDDRRAPDFARGVEIHRKPGYDPAELFLDPADRTAKLRAGLGLVRKKLGLRYAMNVVPLDPGWVRGTHGRIPDDPAQGPVLLCGDPSLARDRIAATDVYDLILDLAGVPVHARRS from the coding sequence ATGAGCCGACTGCTCGTCATCGACGTCGTGGGGCTGACCCCGGCCCTGCTGGAGCACGCCCCGCGGCTGCGCGCGCTGGCCGACCAGGGGTGGCAGGCGCCGCTCGACACGGTGCTACCCGCCGTGACCTGCCCCGTCCAGTCGACCTTCCTCACCGGAGGGCTCCCCCGCGACCACGGCATCGTCGGCAACGGCTGGTACTTCCGCGACGTCGGCGAGGTCCACCTGTGGCGCCAGCACAACCGGCTGGTCCAGGGCGAGAAGGTGTGGGAGACCGCGCGCCGGCACCGGCCGGGATTCCGCACCGCGAACGTGTGCTGGTGGTATGCGATGGGCGCGACCACCGACTGGACCGTGACGCCCCGGCCGGTCTACCACGCCGACGGCCGCAAGTCCCCCGACTGCTACGCCCGCCCGCCCGCGCTGCACGACGAGCTGACCGACGCGCTCGGCCCCTTCCCGCTGTTCCAGTACTGGGGGCCGACCGCGTCGCTGCGCTCGACGGAGTGGATCGTGGCCGCGACCCGGCGGCTGCTGCCCCAGGCCGACCTCACCCTGTGCTACCTGCCGCACCTGGACTACGACCTGCAGCGTTACGGACCCGACGGGCCCGAGGCGCTCGCAGCGGTGCGGGCGGTGGACGCGGCCCTGGCCCCGCTGCTGGACGACGCGAGCGGCCTCGGCGCGAACGTCGTGGTGCTCAGCGAGTACGGCATCGCGCCGGCCGCGCACCCGGTGCACGTCAACCGGGCCCTGCGCGAGGCCGGGCTGCTGGAGGTCCACGTCCAGCACGGCATGGAGTACCTCGACCCGTGGACGTCGCGGGCCTTCGCCGTGGCCGACCACCAGGCCGCGCACGTCTACGTCGCCGACCCGGCCGACCTCGACGCGGTGGCCGACCTGTGCCGCGGACTGGACGGCGTCGACCTGGTGCTGGACCGCGAGGCCCAGGCCGCGCACGGCCTGGACCACGAGCGCTCCGGCGAACTGGTGCTGGTGGCCGACCCCGGGGCGTGGTTCACCTACTACTACTGGCTGGACGACCGGCGCGCGCCCGACTTCGCGCGGGGGGTGGAGATCCACCGCAAACCCGGCTACGACCCGGCCGAACTGTTCCTGGACCCCGCCGACCGCACCGCGAAACTGCGCGCCGGCCTGGGCCTGGTGCGCAAGAAACTGGGGCTGCGCTACGCGATGAACGTGGTGCCCCTCGACCCCGGCTGGGTGCGCGGCACGCACGGCAGGATCCCCGACGATCCGGCGCAGGGGCCGGTGCTGCTGTGCGGCGACCCGTCACTCGCCCGCGACCGGATCGCCGCCACCGACGTCTACGACCTGATCCTCGACCTGGCCGGAGTCCCGGTCCACGCTCGCCGGTCGTGA
- the eboE gene encoding metabolite traffic protein EboE, translating into MRLRHPDGTLVHVAYCTNVHPAEDLDGVLDQVRRYGAPVRAALGLDRVGLGLWLPAPLARRLAGDPGETERLRTALERSGLEVVTLNAFPYAGFQAPVVKGRVYHPDWTERERLDYTLDCARVLGRLLPDDARRGSVSTLPLAWRAPWDAGRRRRALDNLDRLAAGLGALAAETGRPVRVGLEPEPGCVVETTGDAAELLAAVDRDHIGVCLDTCHLAVAFEEPDEALARLAAAGLPVVKTQASAAVQAPRPAGADARAALSSFAEDRFLHQVRESAADGIRARDDLPDALAGEAPLDGDGPWRVHFHVPLHRRPLAPLEGTQEHLSRTLAALFGPGAPVTDHVEVETYTWSVLPEHQRPEGDAGLVSGLAGELAWVRGRLTEIGLEDA; encoded by the coding sequence ATGCGGCTGCGCCACCCCGACGGCACGCTCGTGCACGTCGCCTACTGCACCAACGTGCACCCCGCCGAGGATCTCGACGGCGTCCTCGACCAGGTGCGCCGCTACGGCGCGCCGGTCCGGGCCGCGCTCGGGCTGGACCGCGTCGGCCTGGGGCTGTGGCTGCCCGCTCCCCTGGCCCGCCGCCTGGCCGGCGACCCCGGCGAGACCGAGCGGCTGCGCACGGCCCTGGAACGCTCCGGCCTGGAGGTGGTGACCCTCAACGCCTTCCCCTACGCCGGGTTCCAGGCCCCCGTCGTCAAGGGTCGGGTGTACCACCCGGACTGGACCGAACGGGAGCGCCTGGACTACACCCTCGACTGCGCCCGCGTGCTCGGCCGGCTGCTGCCCGACGACGCCCGGCGGGGCAGCGTCTCCACGCTGCCGCTGGCCTGGCGCGCGCCCTGGGACGCCGGCCGGCGCCGACGCGCCCTGGACAACCTGGACCGGCTCGCCGCCGGCCTGGGCGCGCTCGCCGCCGAGACCGGGCGCCCGGTGCGCGTCGGCCTGGAACCCGAACCCGGATGCGTCGTGGAGACCACCGGCGACGCGGCGGAGCTGCTCGCCGCGGTCGACCGTGACCACATCGGGGTGTGCCTGGACACCTGCCACCTGGCGGTGGCCTTCGAGGAGCCCGACGAGGCGCTGGCGCGGCTGGCCGCCGCCGGCCTGCCGGTGGTCAAGACGCAGGCGTCGGCGGCGGTCCAGGCGCCGCGGCCGGCCGGAGCCGACGCCAGGGCCGCGCTGTCCTCCTTCGCCGAGGACCGCTTCCTGCACCAGGTGCGCGAGTCCGCGGCCGACGGGATCCGCGCGCGCGACGACCTGCCCGACGCGCTGGCCGGCGAGGCCCCCCTGGACGGCGACGGCCCGTGGCGGGTGCACTTCCACGTCCCGCTGCACCGCCGCCCGCTCGCCCCGCTGGAGGGCACCCAGGAGCACCTGTCCCGCACCCTCGCGGCCCTGTTCGGCCCCGGCGCGCCCGTCACCGACCACGTCGAGGTCGAGACCTACACCTGGTCGGTGCTGCCCGAGCACCAGCGGCCCGAGGGCGACGCCGGGCTGGTGTCGGGCTTGGCCGGAGAGCTCGCCTGGGTGCGCGGCCGACTCACCGAGATCGGACTGGAGGACGCATGA
- a CDS encoding CBS domain-containing protein has product MTTAAEIMHRGAECVGENETVMAAAHKMRDLGVGSLPICGEDDRLHGIITDRDIVVKCLAEDMDPNECRAGEMAEGTPFCAGADDDVDQILTRMMRHKIKRMPVIDNHRLVGMISESDLAPNLSEEQIARLIGSIKSGEADLVTG; this is encoded by the coding sequence ATGACCACTGCAGCGGAGATCATGCACCGCGGAGCGGAATGCGTGGGGGAGAACGAGACGGTGATGGCGGCCGCGCACAAGATGCGCGACCTGGGCGTGGGATCGCTGCCGATCTGCGGCGAGGACGACCGGCTGCACGGCATCATCACCGATCGCGACATCGTCGTGAAGTGCCTGGCCGAGGACATGGACCCGAACGAGTGCCGGGCCGGGGAAATGGCCGAGGGCACGCCGTTCTGCGCCGGCGCCGACGACGACGTCGACCAGATCCTGACCCGGATGATGCGGCACAAGATCAAGCGGATGCCGGTGATCGACAACCACCGGCTGGTCGGCATGATCAGCGAGTCCGACCTCGCGCCCAACCTGTCGGAGGAGCAGATCGCCCGGTTGATCGGGTCGATCAAGTCGGGGGAGGCCGACCTCGTGACCGGCTAG
- a CDS encoding TatD family hydrolase encodes MRIFDPHIHMTSRTTGDYEAMHAAGVRALVEPAFWLGQPRTNVGSFCDYFDGLVGWERFRAARFGIRHHCTIALNPKEANDPRCTGVLDVLPRYLAKDGVVAVGEIGFDSMSEAEEKAFARQLEMAVQHDLPVLVHTPHRDKAAGTRRTLELVAASGIAPERVLVDHLNETTVDLVAGTGCWMGFSIYPDTKMDEHRMVRILAERGPDRVLVNSAADWGRSDPLKTAKTGRAMLDHGFGDDDVDRVLWRNPVEFYGQSGRLLLDDIEAGDPGATFAGNSVLRGGRED; translated from the coding sequence CGCGCCCTCGTCGAGCCGGCCTTCTGGCTGGGCCAGCCGCGCACCAACGTCGGCTCCTTCTGCGACTACTTCGACGGGCTCGTCGGCTGGGAGCGCTTCAGGGCGGCCCGGTTCGGGATCAGGCACCACTGCACCATCGCGCTCAACCCCAAGGAGGCCAACGACCCCCGCTGCACCGGGGTGCTCGACGTCCTGCCGCGCTACCTCGCCAAGGACGGGGTGGTCGCGGTCGGCGAGATCGGGTTCGACTCGATGAGCGAGGCCGAGGAGAAGGCGTTCGCCCGCCAACTGGAGATGGCCGTGCAGCACGACCTTCCGGTGCTGGTGCACACCCCGCACCGGGACAAGGCGGCCGGCACCAGGCGCACCCTCGAACTCGTCGCCGCCTCGGGGATCGCGCCCGAGCGGGTCCTGGTCGACCACCTCAACGAGACGACCGTCGACCTGGTCGCCGGCACCGGGTGCTGGATGGGCTTCTCGATCTACCCCGACACCAAGATGGACGAGCACCGCATGGTGCGCATCCTCGCCGAGCGCGGCCCGGACCGGGTGCTGGTCAACTCGGCCGCCGACTGGGGGCGCAGCGATCCGCTGAAGACCGCGAAGACCGGGCGGGCCATGCTCGACCACGGGTTCGGCGACGACGACGTCGACCGGGTGCTGTGGCGCAACCCGGTGGAGTTCTACGGGCAGAGCGGGCGGCTGCTGCTCGACGACATCGAGGCCGGCGACCCGGGGGCGACCTTCGCCGGCAACTCGGTGCTGCGCGGCGGGCGGGAGGACTGA
- a CDS encoding glutamate-5-semialdehyde dehydrogenase: protein MTDIERDVRGVAERAKDAAADLAPLNRAVKDGALLAAADALVERAEEIVKANAEDVARARENGTSEAMIDRLTLTTERIAAIADAVREVAELPDPVGEVIRGKTLPNGLELRQIRVPLGVIGIIYEGRPNVTVDAAALCLKSGNAALLRGSSSAYSSNTVIVDVLRGALEGTEVPADAVQLVPGAGRESAQALMRARGLVDVLIPRGGGSLIQTVVNESTVPVIETGEGNCHVYVDEAADLDKALAIAVNAKTQRCSVCNTAETLLVHAGIAERFLPPLLTSLRDLGVTVHGDDRVRPFDDAVVPATEADWTTEYLSLDLAVKVVDSLDDAVAHIREYSTAHTEAIVTDSQSAARRFVSRVDSAAVMVNASTRFTDGGEFGFGAEIGISTQKLHARGPMGLPEMTSTKYVVTGDGHVR, encoded by the coding sequence ATGACCGACATCGAGCGGGACGTTCGCGGAGTCGCGGAGCGGGCCAAGGACGCTGCGGCCGACCTCGCACCGCTCAACCGGGCCGTGAAGGACGGCGCGCTGCTCGCCGCGGCCGACGCCCTCGTCGAGCGGGCCGAGGAGATCGTCAAGGCCAACGCCGAGGACGTCGCCCGCGCGCGCGAGAACGGCACGAGCGAGGCGATGATCGACCGGCTCACGCTCACCACCGAGCGGATCGCCGCGATCGCCGACGCCGTCCGCGAGGTCGCCGAGCTGCCCGACCCGGTCGGCGAGGTGATCCGCGGCAAGACGCTGCCCAACGGGCTGGAGCTGCGCCAGATCCGGGTGCCGCTCGGCGTCATCGGCATCATCTACGAGGGCCGCCCCAACGTCACCGTCGACGCCGCCGCGCTGTGCCTGAAGAGCGGCAACGCCGCGCTGCTGCGCGGCTCCTCCTCCGCCTACTCCTCCAACACCGTGATCGTGGACGTGCTGCGCGGCGCGCTGGAGGGCACCGAGGTCCCGGCCGACGCGGTGCAGCTCGTTCCCGGTGCCGGGAGGGAGTCCGCCCAGGCGCTCATGCGGGCGCGCGGCCTGGTCGACGTGCTCATCCCGCGCGGCGGCGGCTCCCTCATCCAGACCGTGGTCAACGAGTCCACCGTCCCGGTGATCGAGACCGGCGAGGGCAACTGCCACGTCTACGTCGACGAGGCGGCCGACCTCGACAAGGCGCTGGCCATCGCGGTCAACGCCAAGACGCAGCGCTGCTCGGTGTGCAACACCGCCGAGACGCTGCTGGTGCACGCCGGCATCGCCGAGCGCTTCCTGCCGCCGCTGCTGACGTCCCTGCGCGACCTCGGCGTGACCGTGCACGGCGACGACCGGGTCCGGCCCTTCGACGACGCCGTCGTGCCCGCCACCGAGGCCGACTGGACCACCGAGTACCTGTCCCTGGACCTCGCGGTGAAGGTCGTCGACTCCCTCGACGACGCGGTCGCCCACATCCGGGAGTACTCCACGGCGCACACCGAGGCCATCGTGACCGACTCCCAGTCGGCCGCGCGGCGTTTCGTGTCGCGGGTGGACTCCGCCGCGGTGATGGTCAACGCCTCGACCCGCTTCACCGACGGCGGCGAGTTCGGCTTCGGCGCCGAGATCGGGATCTCCACCCAGAAGCTGCACGCCCGGGGCCCGATGGGCCTGCCGGAGATGACCTCCACCAAGTACGTGGTGACCGGCGACGGCCACGTCCGCTAA